From the genome of Phaenicophaeus curvirostris isolate KB17595 chromosome 6, BPBGC_Pcur_1.0, whole genome shotgun sequence, one region includes:
- the CLDN12 gene encoding claudin-12, which yields MGCRDVHAATVLAFLSGTASVAGLLAAVLLPNWRQMRLYTFNKNERNVTVYSGLWIKCARFDGSRDCVIYDPQWYTAVDQLDLRVLQFTLPLSMFTAVSALFLCLIGMCNTAFVSTVPNIKLAKCLVNSAGCHLVAGLLFLLACAICLTPSVWVIFYNNYLNRKYEPIFSFDISVFIAIASAGGLFFTSVLLFLWYCACKSLPSPFWQPLYPHAPSMHSYASQPYSARSRLSAIEIDIPVVTHAS from the coding sequence ATGGGCTGCCGGGATGTTCACGCAGCAACAGTTCTGGCCTTCCTCAGTGGAACAGCCTCAGTAGCTGGACTCCTTGCAGCAGTTCTGCTTCCAAACTGGAGGCAAATGAGATTGTACACATTCAACAAGAATGAGAGGAATGTGACAGTTTACAGCGGACTCTGGATTAAGTGTGCTCGCTTTGATGGGAGCAGAGACTGTGTGATCTATGACCCACAGTGGTACACTGCTGTTGATCAACTGGATTTGCGTGTTCTCCAGTTTACCCTTCCACTGAGCATGTTTACTGCTGTCTCAGCTCTGTTTCTGTGCTTGATTGGCATGTGTAACACAGCGTTTGTATCCACTGTGCCAAACATCAAACTGGCCAAATGCCTTGTAAACAGTGCAGGCTGCCATCTCGTGGCTGGCCTCTTGTTCCTGCTTGCTTGTGCCATTTGTCTCACTCCATCAGTGTGGGTCATTTTTTATAACAACTATCTGAACAGAAAATATGAGCCTATCTTTAGCTTTGACATCTCTGTATTTATTGCCATTGCCAGTGCTGGGGGTctgtttttcacttctgttctgctgtttctgtggTATTGTGCTTGTAAAagcctcccttctcctttctggCAGCCCCTCTATCCCCACGCCCCTAGCATGCATAGCTATGCCTCTCAGCCGTACTCTGCACGCTCTCGCCTCTCTGCCATAGAAATTGACATTCCTGTTGTGACACATGCATCCTAA